The Acropora muricata isolate sample 2 chromosome 5, ASM3666990v1, whole genome shotgun sequence genome includes a window with the following:
- the LOC136917530 gene encoding uncharacterized protein, which yields MAKFNAFDEHCDASAVLNLLGTVPVFCDSVKQAARKVREARNSWAHCAFGDWDSAKFNKCFDDMVQLVKVLGLQHGEHLVNELNEWKKKDTLLCLSSPDSELLQFVKHVNTLEENVDKMAFETKQERQAVKKSLQDFSTRIKKLEEGFSRLEYRVTKLEEVEASSMHLETANTGTSSGPETTAQGVETRKRKKSFTGDSSRVPLKRNKGIEKKETVQLAVPKTLEDLVNDPSNFLDEICDRLDILPAGRGNYEHVVKHYGYKVFTVQARFKPSPDGPSKALILSIMAGDPDVTVESFAKVVVEQAKREDVAKLLREFDRKR from the exons ATGGCCAAATTCAATGCATTTGATGAACATTGTGATGCATCTGCAGTCCTCAATCTTCTTGGTACAGTCCCTGTCTTTTGTGATTCTGTTAAACAAGCTGCAAGGAAAGTCCGTGAAGCCAGAAACTCCTGGGCCCACTGTGCATTTGGTGACTGGGATAGTGCCAAATTTAATAAATGTTTTGATGACATGGTGCAGCTTGTGAAAGTGTTGGGTCTGCAACATGGTGAACATCTGGTGAATGAACTAAATGAATGGAAGAAGAAAG ATACATTGCTGTGCTTAAGTTCTCCTGACTCAGAATTATTGCAGTTTGTGAAACATGTCAACACCCTGGAGGAGAATGTTGATAAAATGGCCTTTGAGACGAAGCAAGAGAGACAAGCTGTGAAGAAGAGCTTGCAAGATTTTTCAACACGCATCAAGAAGCTTGAGGAAGGATTCTCAAGGCTTGAGTATCGTGTGACAAAGCTGGAAGAGGTCGAAGCTTCTTCAATGCATCTAGAAACAGCTAATACAG GAACTTCCTCTGGGCCTGAGACCACAGCACAAGGGGTGGAAACAAGGAAACGGAAGAAGAGCTTCACAG GCGATTCTTCACGTGTTCCGCTCAAAAGGAACAAAGGAATTGAAAAGAAGGAGACTGTGCAACTGGCAG TGCCCAAGACTTTGGAAGATCTTGTTAACGACCCCTCTAATTTCCTGGATGAAATCTGCGACCGTTTGGATATACTTCCTGCAGGACGTGGTAATTACGAACACGTAGTTAAACATTACGGCTACAAGGTCTTCACAGTACAAGCCAGATTTAAACCATCTCCAGATGGTCCGTCCAAAGCTCTGATTTTATCCATTATGGCTGGAGACCCTGATGTCACCGTTGAGAGCTTTGCAAAAGTGGTCGTAGAGCAAGCGAAACGAGAGGATGTTGCCAAATTGCTGAGGGAGTTCGATCGCAAACGATAG